The genomic region CCACGCTGGCCCTTTCGGCCGTCTTCTTCTACCTCTTCGCCTATATTGCGGGGGGCGCGTACCTCTACCAGAGCATTTACAGCCTCTCTCCCGACACATTCGGGCTCATCTTCGGCATCACCGGCGGCGGCATTATGCTGGGCGCCGTGGCCAGCGGCCGCCTGGTCAAAAAAACAACGGTGGGACATACGGCCAGGCTCGGCGTCACGCTCATGGGGCTGGGAACCCTGCTGGCCATGACAGGCCACCTCACCACAGGTTTTCCCGGAATCATGGCCGGTTTTCTGCTGGCCATGTTCGGCATGGGCATGGCGGAACCCATGCTGGTTTCTCTGGCCATGTCCTCCCAGAAGGGCGCGGCAGGATTCACGGCTGCGCTCATGGGGGCCTGCCATCTTCTGCTTTCGGCCTTTGCCACGCCCCTGTCGGGCTTCCTCCTGCCCCTCAGTTCCGTCGGCTGGTTCATCTTTCTCCTGCTCTCCGCCCTCGGAGCGCTGGCCGTCACCGTTCTTGCCTGCCCTGCTCAGAAAAAAAGCTGATACGACAGGCTGCAGCTCAGAACAGGGCATCTTCCGCAGCGCGGGCACGCTCTGCGGAGGATGCCCTCCGTTCTGCAAACTCCCGGACCATGTTGCGGATCATGGTCAGGTATCGCCCCATGTTCTCCCGTACCGGCGCGGAAAGCTCCATGCTCCACGCCGACACATCGAGGGGTTCCATGCCCGCCACATGCAGTACGGGACGCCTGCCCCGCAGCGCGGCAAGGTCCAGCGCGTCCAGCAGATCGCACTCGTGCAGGGAAAGCCCTCTTCGCCCCTCCCGCACCAGTTCCCGGCGCGAAAGCCGGTACAGGGAACCGGGCGCGCCGCCTGCCATGACGGCATCCAGCGCCACAATCACGTCGTAGCCCTCAAGCAGGGAAAAGCAGTCCGCCAGCGATGTGCCGAGTTCCAGCATGTCCGCCCCCTTCAGCCCTTCCCCGGCCAGACGCCTCAGCGCATGTACGCCGAGGCCGTCGTCGCCTTTCAACACATTTCCCATACCGAGCACCAGCACCGAGGCCATGGCCCCTCCTTTTCCCTGCATGGTGCCCGCAGAAGAAGCAGAACACCATGATAAAGGCGGTTCCCCCCGGTATCGCGCCCCCGGCGACAACACGGGCCTTTCCGAAAAAAACTCCGCTCCCTCCCTGTGACGACCTGCTCCGCTTCCCGGACGACGCTCGCCTCATCCGCCCGGCAGGAATGTCCGGCATCGCCCTCCTTTTCCTCGAAGCCCGGCATCCGTCCCCGTTCACGGCCTCCTGAATGATGTTGCCCAGGTAGTGCAGGAAGGGAACGGGCCTTCCTCGCTGCCGTTTTTCCTCGTCCTTTTCCCCATAAGATGACCGGAGCCCCCTCCGTTTTTTCCCCGGGCAGAACGGCATCGGGCAGAACGCACCGCAAAAGTTCCCCGCCTTCCGCACGCCGCTCCGAAAAGCCGCTCCGCCTTCCGCAACGTCCGCGCCCTTGCTCCGACATGCGGCACGCGCGCCGGCCCACATGCGACAAAGGGCGGCCCCCTCAGGGACCGCCCTTGCAGCAGATACGAAAACTCATGCCGGAAGCAGGAAGCGGCGTCTCATGCCGCCGCTTTTTCCCCGAACGCACGGCTAGTAGAAAAAGCTCTCCCCTTCCGGGGTGACTTCCACATCCTGCGTGATGGGGTCGATGATGCGGCAGTAGCCGTAATTGAGCCATTCATCCAGCACGTTCAAAAGCTCTTCCCGCAGAAAGCCCTCTTCCACGGACTGTTCCAGAATCTTCGGGAAACATCCCGCAGGCAGGGGGCGCGGAGCGCTGTGGACGGCCTTTTTCAGCCAGTCCCTTGTTTCCGCAAGCGTGGCGGGAGCGTGCTTTTTTCTGCGCGGCATGGCTACTTTCCGTCCTCTTCCAGCCAGCGGCGCATCTTTTCCAGCTGGCGCGCCACGGATTCGGGTCCGGTGCCGCCGGGCACATTGCGGCGGGCCACGGCGGTATCGTAATCAAGGGCGGTGTACACGTCTTCGTCGATGAGCGTGCTCAGGGAACGAAGCTCTTCCAGCGTCAGATCTTCCAGCCCCACGCCCTTGTCTTCGGCCATGGCCACGGCGCGGCCGGAAACATGGTGCGCTTCACGGAAGGGCAGGCCCTTGGTAACGAGGTAGTCGGCCAGTTCCGTGGCGTTCAAAAAGCCTGCGGCAAGGGCCTTGCGCATACGTTCGGGGTGGAAGGTGATGCCTTCCAGCATGTCGGCCATGAGGGAAAGGGAATGGCGCACCGTCTTGTCGGTGTCGATGAAGGGAATCTTGTCTTCCTGCAGGTCGCGGTTGTAGGTAAGGGGAATGCCCTTCATGATGGTCATGAGGTTCACGAGGTTCCCGTAGGCGCGCCCCGTCTTGCCGCGCATGATCTCGGCCACGTCCGGGTTCTTCTTCTGCGGCATGATGGAAGAGCCGGTGGAATGCTTGTCGGAAAGGGTGATGTAGCCGAAAAGCGGGTTGGCCCACCAGATGATCTCTTCGCAGAAGCGGGAAAGGTGGCCCATGCACACGCTGCCGCAGAACAGGGCTTCCAGGGCGAAGTCGCGGTCGGCCACGGCGTCCATGCTGTTGTCGAAGGTGCCGTACATGCCGAGTTCTTCGGCCACCATGGCCGGATTCAGGGCATAGGTGGTACCGGCGAGAGCGGCCGCCCCCAGGGGACTGACGCGCACGCGGCGTTCACAGTCGGCCATGCGCTCGGCGTCGCGCTTCAGCATCCAGGCATAGGCCAGAAGGTGCTGGGCGAGACTCACGGGCTGGGCGGGCTGCATGTGGGTGCAGCCGGGCAGAAGCACGGCGCGGTTTTCTTCCGCACGGCGCATGAACATGCGTACCAGATCACGGGTCAGGCGTATCCATTCGCGGAGCTGGTCGGAAACGAACAGACGAAAATCGAGGCAGACCTGGTCGTTGCGGCTGCGGCCGGTGTGCAGCTTCTTGCCCACCTCGCCCACGATCTGGGTCAGGCGGGTTTCAATGTTCATGTGCACGTCTTCCAGTTCCTGCTTCCAGGGGAAGGAACCTTCCTCGATTTCGCGCTTCACCTGGTCCAGGCCCTCGATGAGCCGGTCGGCCTCTTCGGCGCTGATGACGCCCTGCCTGCCCAGCATACGGGCATGGGCTTTGGAACCGGCGATATCCTGCGCATAGAGCGCGCTGTCGAAAGAAATGGATTCCGTGTAGGCTTCCACGGCAAGGCTGGTGCTTTCTTTGAAGCGGCCGCCCCAAGGCTTGTCGGACATGGTAACTCCAGGTGTTTTCGGGCGCACGGTGCCCATGATAAGCGGGAAAAAACAAGGCCCGCAGCCGCCTTCCGGCCAGGGAAGGCGGCCGCGGGCGCGACACGCGGCCCCGGGCGTACCCGGGCCGGGATTACTTCAGAAAGCGGCTCACGCGGTCGGCATAACCGCGGATGCGCAGACCCTGCAGGCGGATGAAGCCCGCGGCGTCCTTATGGTCGTAGGTGGCGCATTCCTCGAAGGTGGCCAGATCCTGGCAGTAGAGGCTGTGGGGAGAATAACGACCCACGGGCCAGGCGTTGCCCTTGTAGAGCTTCAGGCGCACTTCGCCGGTCACGCCGCGCTGCATCTGATCGATGAGGGCCTGCATGGCTTCGCGTTCGGGGGAGAACCAGAAGCCGTTGTACACGGCGGCCGCGTAGCGGGGGATGATGGTCTCGCGGGTGGCGAGGGCTTCGCGGTCGAGGCAGATGCCTTCAAGATCCTGATGGGCGATGTGCAGCACGGTGCCGCCGGGGGTTTCGTACACGCCGCGGCTCTTCATGCCCACGAAGCGGTT from Mailhella massiliensis harbors:
- a CDS encoding hydrogenase maturation protease — encoded protein: MASVLVLGMGNVLKGDDGLGVHALRRLAGEGLKGADMLELGTSLADCFSLLEGYDVIVALDAVMAGGAPGSLYRLSRRELVREGRRGLSLHECDLLDALDLAALRGRRPVLHVAGMEPLDVSAWSMELSAPVRENMGRYLTMIRNMVREFAERRASSAERARAAEDALF
- the argH gene encoding argininosuccinate lyase; this translates as MSDKPWGGRFKESTSLAVEAYTESISFDSALYAQDIAGSKAHARMLGRQGVISAEEADRLIEGLDQVKREIEEGSFPWKQELEDVHMNIETRLTQIVGEVGKKLHTGRSRNDQVCLDFRLFVSDQLREWIRLTRDLVRMFMRRAEENRAVLLPGCTHMQPAQPVSLAQHLLAYAWMLKRDAERMADCERRVRVSPLGAAALAGTTYALNPAMVAEELGMYGTFDNSMDAVADRDFALEALFCGSVCMGHLSRFCEEIIWWANPLFGYITLSDKHSTGSSIMPQKKNPDVAEIMRGKTGRAYGNLVNLMTIMKGIPLTYNRDLQEDKIPFIDTDKTVRHSLSLMADMLEGITFHPERMRKALAAGFLNATELADYLVTKGLPFREAHHVSGRAVAMAEDKGVGLEDLTLEELRSLSTLIDEDVYTALDYDTAVARRNVPGGTGPESVARQLEKMRRWLEEDGK